Genomic DNA from Peribacillus simplex:
CCCATGATCACCAAATGAAAACTAAGGGCCTTCACGCTTAACCCCACAGAAAAATAAAGGAAACAGAGAAAAATAAGGATTATGATCAGCAGCCTCACATTAAAAAAAGAATGGGCCGTAACACCAAATGTAGCCGAAACCGCTAGTAAAATAAGATGTCTAGCCATGCCTGCCCCCCGTCCTATTTAATTTTCAAATATCTGATTGGCCTGCTTTTCCAACTCCAATAAATCTTCTTTTTTCAGGTCTGTTCGTTCAAGTTGAGCCAGCAATGAGAATACAAAGTCCTTTTTTTGTTTTCCATTAACATCGATGGCCCCTTTTGCTTCAACCTTCTCGGTCTTAACACCAGCCTGTTTGAATAATTCCAGGGCATATGGATGATTTTTGTAATCCTCTGCATAATAAACAGCCTTTATGCCAGCTTGAATGAGTGATTTACAACACTGAAGACACGGAAAATGCGTCACATATATTTCTGCCCTATCAGTAGGTACCCCAAATTTCGCACATTGTAAAAGAGCATTCATTTCTGCATGTATCGTTCTGACACAATGATTATCAATTACATAACAGCCGTCATCAATACAATGCGTCCCTCCCGCAATGGACCCATTATATCCCCCAGCAATGATTCGGTTATCCCTGACGATGGTCGCCCCTACAGTGAGGCGTGTACATGTGCTTCTTAAAGCTAATAAATGGCTTTGCGCCATGAAATATTGATCCCAACTAATCCTGTTCATGTTTTATCCCCTTACCACTAGATTGATTTTCTTCAATTTTACCCTCTTCCTGGCCATTTGTGTAGCATATTCAATCATTCATTTCACCGAAATGGAATCCCGTAACCTTTCAAACGTTTTTTCTCCGATTCCCGTTACTTTCTTCAAGTCATCAACCTCCTTGAATTTCCCTACCGTTTCCCTGTATTCGAGGATTGCATTCGCTTTGGATGGTCCAATTCCCGTCAAGGTTTCCAAATCTTCCTGTGTAGCTGCATTCAAGTTCACCAGTCCTCCTGATGTCCTCCCAGAGACGGCATCACCAGACGACCCGACTTGTATATTCTCCAATTTCCCTTCGTCTTCTTCACCTATTTCCGGTACATAAATGACCATTTGGTCTTCGACGATTTGGGCAAAATTCACTTTATCCTTATCAGCGTTGTCCGTAAAACTGCCCGCAGCCGAAATCAAATCGATCACCCGGTCACCTGCCTGTGCAGTGAATATGCCAGGGGACTTGACCGCTCCTTTAACGTCCACTTTAATGATCTCAGGTTCGGCAGGCGTTTCATCTTCATTTTCTTTAACTCCAGCTTCTTTTGCAGGAATGGAAAATATATCTTCCGTATCAGCCGGCTCCCCCCCTTGTTGCAAAAAAAAGTAAATGCCCGCTGCCACCAATGCCACGGCAACGGTTATCATCATCCATTTCTTTTTAAAAATCCCTTCCATTTCTTTACCTCCTTGTTGGATTTCGCACGATACATTGTCATAGGACAGATTAAAAATACATAGTGTTTTTAGGAGAATCGAATCGCTTTAAGTGAGAGGAGTTGATCGGAATTGAAGAAAATCGGTGTTATCGGAACCGGAAATATGGGTACCATTTTAATCGAGGCATGGCTGGAGGCAAAAATATTGAATCCGGCAGATTTAATCATTACAAATCGCACGCTTTCCAAAGCATTGGCGCTGAAAGAAAAACACCCTGGCATCAAGGTTGCGGAAAGTGCAGCCGAAATCGTCCAACAAGCGGACTTTATCTTTCTCTGTGTAAAACCATTGCAAATTAACAGCCTATTACAGGGCATCAAACATCATATAAAAAGGGATCAGCTGGTTATTTCCATCACAAGCCCGCTTTCAGTCTCCCAGCTTGAATCCGCCGTGAATGCCCCTTGTGCGCGTTTTATCCCGAGCATAACGAACCGTGTGGGTTCAGGGGTATCGTTACTAA
This window encodes:
- a CDS encoding ComE operon protein 2 — encoded protein: MNRISWDQYFMAQSHLLALRSTCTRLTVGATIVRDNRIIAGGYNGSIAGGTHCIDDGCYVIDNHCVRTIHAEMNALLQCAKFGVPTDRAEIYVTHFPCLQCCKSLIQAGIKAVYYAEDYKNHPYALELFKQAGVKTEKVEAKGAIDVNGKQKKDFVFSLLAQLERTDLKKEDLLELEKQANQIFEN
- a CDS encoding helix-hairpin-helix domain-containing protein, giving the protein MEGIFKKKWMMITVAVALVAAGIYFFLQQGGEPADTEDIFSIPAKEAGVKENEDETPAEPEIIKVDVKGAVKSPGIFTAQAGDRVIDLISAAGSFTDNADKDKVNFAQIVEDQMVIYVPEIGEEDEGKLENIQVGSSGDAVSGRTSGGLVNLNAATQEDLETLTGIGPSKANAILEYRETVGKFKEVDDLKKVTGIGEKTFERLRDSISVK